One segment of Nostoc flagelliforme CCNUN1 DNA contains the following:
- a CDS encoding carbonic anhydrase has protein sequence MSQIVEEVLAANLTYTEDFGEKGNLTIPPSRRFAILTCMDARLDPVKFAGLAEGDAHVIRNAGGRASDE, from the coding sequence ATGAGCCAAATTGTAGAAGAAGTTCTGGCCGCTAATCTTACTTACACTGAAGACTTCGGTGAAAAGGGTAATCTCACCATACCCCCATCTCGTCGGTTTGCAATTCTCACTTGCATGGATGCTCGACTTGACCCAGTTAAATTTGCTGGATTAGCTGAAGGGGATGCTCATGTAATTCGCAATGCAGGTGGACGTGCTAGCGATGAGTAA
- a CDS encoding carbonic anhydrase yields the protein METFTNEIISNLLASSLKTAKLDETGWSDIGSDPGSSEGKFINWLTIDDLAKSVYADVQRIRLHPLVPLEIPIYGYIYNVKTGQLIEVPEATKVGLAR from the coding sequence ATGGAAACCTTCACAAATGAAATCATCAGTAATTTACTTGCTAGTAGCCTCAAAACAGCCAAACTGGATGAAACAGGTTGGTCTGATATTGGATCTGATCCGGGATCAAGCGAAGGCAAGTTTATCAATTGGTTGACTATTGATGATCTTGCAAAAAGCGTCTATGCAGATGTGCAAAGGATTCGTTTGCATCCATTAGTTCCCCTTGAAATTCCTATTTATGGTTATATTTACAATGTTAAAACAGGGCAATTAATTGAAGTTCCTGAAGCTACAAAAGTTGGTCTAGCTAGGTAG
- a CDS encoding ABC transporter permease has protein sequence MNKYLINRLLIAIPTLIAISIVIFAILALAPGDPMGEFAMNPSITAEVRENIRKSLGLDQPIHIRYVKWFTAFITGDMGYSFTSRSPVIGLILQRIPTTLWVVGSAYLVGVLLAVPLGVISALKRNTIVDTILTTLVFFGFSLPTFFTGLLFILIFSIQLKWFPFIYNSTLQVTDLQSFIAQVKQSIMPISVLGIWQTAMLMRFVRSEILENIHQDYVRTAYAKGLPRFLVINRHVLRNALIPVVTLVALEIPSVFTGALVTEKVFRVPGIGALLIDSIYKNDTPVVMAITFIYAILIVIFNLVADILYGLLDPRVKYTK, from the coding sequence ATGAATAAATATTTAATCAATCGATTACTAATTGCTATTCCGACTTTAATTGCCATCAGTATTGTGATATTTGCGATTCTGGCATTAGCACCAGGCGATCCAATGGGAGAATTTGCCATGAATCCTTCCATCACAGCTGAAGTGCGAGAAAATATCCGAAAATCTTTAGGTTTAGATCAACCAATTCATATCCGCTATGTCAAGTGGTTTACCGCTTTTATCACTGGAGATATGGGCTATTCTTTTACTAGCCGTAGTCCCGTAATTGGTTTAATTCTCCAACGCATACCAACAACTTTGTGGGTAGTGGGTTCTGCTTACCTAGTTGGTGTATTATTAGCTGTTCCTTTGGGGGTAATTTCGGCTCTCAAACGTAATACCATTGTTGATACAATTTTGACTACTTTAGTCTTCTTTGGGTTTTCTTTACCAACATTTTTTACTGGTTTACTATTTATTCTTATCTTCAGTATCCAGTTAAAATGGTTTCCTTTCATCTATAACAGTACCTTACAGGTAACAGATTTGCAGAGTTTTATCGCTCAAGTTAAACAATCTATTATGCCTATATCTGTATTAGGAATCTGGCAGACAGCGATGCTCATGCGCTTTGTGCGTTCAGAAATTTTAGAAAATATCCATCAAGACTATGTGCGTACTGCTTATGCTAAAGGATTACCCAGATTTTTGGTGATCAATCGTCATGTTTTACGGAATGCATTAATTCCTGTAGTTACATTGGTGGCCTTGGAGATTCCCAGCGTGTTTACAGGCGCTCTAGTAACAGAAAAGGTTTTTCGTGTTCCAGGTATTGGTGCTTTATTAATTGATTCTATCTATAAGAATGATACACCAGTAGTCATGGCAATTACATTTATATATGCAATTTTGATTGTTATTTTTAATCTCGTTGCCGATATTCTTTATGGTTTACTAGATCCTCGCGTCAAGTATACGAAGTAG
- a CDS encoding ABC transporter permease has product MLKRSLNQTSEASKGSVSPPSTNFVSQPETLTQEAWRKFRRNRQAMFGMVILLIIVLSVIFGPFIYQIPFNKIDFTKSTLGPSWAHPFGTNDLGQDILARVLHGGRISIAVGIFSMLVAITLGTLIGALAGFYGGWLDIVLMRFTDLCLALPRLPLLLLVIFLFRDALKAIAGPEIGIFVLIVLVIGGLNWMSVARLVRAGFLTVRELEFVTAARALGASPARLIWVHILPNVISPVLVAATLSVSTAILTESTLSFFGLGFPPDVPTWGRMLNEGQNFLEYAPHIVIFPGTAIFLTVLSIRHLQNSNILC; this is encoded by the coding sequence ATGTTGAAGCGATCGCTTAATCAAACTTCCGAAGCATCCAAGGGTTCAGTTTCTCCACCATCCACCAATTTTGTTTCTCAGCCAGAAACACTTACTCAAGAAGCATGGCGCAAGTTTCGGCGTAATCGTCAAGCTATGTTTGGGATGGTAATCTTGCTCATCATAGTGTTAAGTGTAATTTTTGGGCCTTTTATTTATCAAATTCCCTTCAACAAAATTGACTTTACCAAATCTACTCTTGGCCCCAGTTGGGCGCATCCATTTGGTACTAATGATTTAGGTCAAGATATATTAGCCAGAGTTTTGCATGGTGGGAGAATATCGATCGCAGTCGGAATTTTTTCGATGTTAGTAGCCATAACTCTCGGTACACTCATCGGCGCACTTGCTGGATTTTATGGCGGCTGGCTGGATATTGTTTTAATGCGTTTCACAGATTTGTGCCTAGCTTTACCACGACTGCCATTATTATTACTGGTGATATTTTTGTTTCGGGATGCACTCAAGGCGATCGCTGGGCCAGAGATAGGTATATTTGTGTTGATAGTACTGGTGATTGGTGGACTCAACTGGATGTCTGTAGCTAGATTAGTGCGAGCAGGCTTTTTGACAGTGCGAGAGTTAGAATTTGTCACCGCAGCACGCGCCCTTGGTGCTTCCCCTGCACGGTTGATTTGGGTTCATATTTTGCCCAATGTTATTAGTCCTGTACTAGTTGCTGCTACTCTTTCAGTAAGTACTGCGATTCTTACCGAATCAACCCTGAGCTTTTTTGGTTTAGGTTTTCCACCTGATGTCCCAACTTGGGGGCGAATGCTGAACGAAGGGCAAAACTTTCTAGAATATGCTCCCCACATAGTTATTTTCCCTGGTACAGCGATATTTCTCACGGTGTTAAGCATTAGACATCTCCAAAATAGTAACATTCTGTGCTAA
- a CDS encoding transposase family protein translates to MNNILKHIEENPKETQRLIGLEYEQLQQLIQNAERLHYEKQALLESQKVRIIAGGGGRKQKLSLREQIILTLVYLRHLTTFQLLGIQFGVSESTANDTFNYWLPYLRELMPSSLIEQVKKNASDYEVVKEILTDYELIIDSYEQVRERPGDNNEQKKYFSGKKSNHTFKSQMIILPDGSDIVDVVAGEPGPKSDITLFREYRSEFDTKQRFKGDKAYIGEDLITTPIKKPRNRELTTEQKEQNKMFSSKRIFIEHRIRSVKIFRVVQERFRLNPHKYEQVILTICGLVRLRIRALILPLEISAISSG, encoded by the coding sequence ATGAACAACATACTGAAGCATATTGAAGAGAATCCTAAAGAAACACAGCGCTTAATTGGTCTGGAGTATGAACAGTTACAACAGTTAATTCAAAATGCGGAGCGATTGCATTATGAAAAGCAAGCTTTATTAGAATCCCAGAAAGTGAGAATCATTGCTGGTGGTGGAGGTCGAAAACAAAAATTATCTCTCAGAGAACAAATAATTTTAACCTTGGTTTATCTTCGGCATTTGACAACCTTTCAACTTCTGGGCATCCAGTTTGGAGTTAGTGAGTCTACAGCGAACGATACATTTAATTATTGGTTGCCTTACTTACGAGAATTAATGCCATCCAGCTTGATTGAACAAGTAAAAAAAAACGCTTCTGACTATGAAGTAGTAAAAGAAATACTCACAGATTACGAACTAATAATAGATAGCTATGAACAAGTGAGAGAAAGACCTGGAGATAATAACGAGCAAAAGAAATATTTCTCAGGTAAGAAGAGTAATCATACATTTAAAAGCCAAATGATTATTTTACCTGATGGTAGCGATATCGTTGACGTTGTGGCAGGTGAACCTGGGCCAAAAAGCGATATAACCTTGTTCCGAGAATATCGCTCAGAGTTTGACACCAAACAAAGATTTAAAGGAGATAAGGCATATATTGGAGAAGATTTAATTACAACTCCAATTAAGAAACCAAGAAATCGAGAACTAACTACTGAACAGAAGGAACAAAACAAAATGTTTTCATCTAAACGAATCTTTATTGAACATCGAATTCGGTCAGTCAAAATATTTCGAGTTGTCCAAGAAAGATTTAGGTTAAATCCCCACAAATATGAGCAAGTAATTTTGACGATTTGTGGATTAGTAAGGTTACGAATTCGAGCGCTAATATTACCATTAGAAATATCGGCCATATCATCAGGTTGA
- a CDS encoding GNAT family N-acetyltransferase yields the protein MSEIVKSNIKVRCCLPSDAESVLKVHRAAIHGTASSCYPKEIIQDWASPITPSKIKAFADNTVIGEETRIVAEINGQIVGFGAIVVSNSELRAVYVSPSFGRSGVGTAILQELERLAHERGLSELHLNASLNAEPFYQVNGYINEGFEEHILRSGRKMPSVRMRKKL from the coding sequence ATGTCGGAGATTGTCAAGTCAAATATAAAAGTACGATGTTGTCTGCCATCAGATGCAGAGAGCGTCTTAAAAGTACATCGAGCAGCAATTCATGGAACTGCTTCATCGTGTTATCCAAAGGAAATCATTCAAGATTGGGCATCTCCAATTACGCCCTCTAAAATTAAGGCTTTTGCAGATAATACTGTTATTGGGGAAGAAACCCGAATCGTGGCAGAAATTAATGGCCAAATTGTGGGATTTGGTGCAATTGTTGTTAGCAATAGTGAATTACGTGCAGTGTATGTGTCTCCGAGTTTTGGCCGTTCTGGAGTGGGAACTGCAATACTTCAAGAGTTAGAACGTTTAGCACATGAGCGAGGATTGTCGGAATTACATTTGAACGCTTCGCTCAACGCTGAACCGTTTTATCAAGTTAATGGTTATATAAATGAAGGTTTTGAAGAACATATCTTGCGTTCCGGTCGAAAAATGCCATCTGTTCGGATGAGAAAAAAATTGTAA
- a CDS encoding peptide ABC transporter substrate-binding protein, translated as MCIFNKFSRGQIFAQSLLGILLLTACSSPNSQSSTTSTPSASNPTAASDTLKLLYWQAPTILNPHLAQGNKDFEASRITYEPLASFDKDGKVVPFLAAEIPSLENGGVAKDGKSVTWKLKQGVKWSDGKPFTAADVVFTYQFVSNPAVGATTAANYQAVKSVEALNDYTVKINFQEPNPAWSLPFISSNGSIIPRHIFEKYNGSNAREAPANLLPVGTGPYKVVDFKPGDTVVYEANSFFREANKPFFKRVELKGGGDATSAARAVLQTGDVDFAWNLQVEAPILKQLEAAGKGRLDIVFGSYLERISINQTDPNKQTKDGERSSIEFPHPFFKDLKVRQAFNYAIDRDTINQQLYGQTGRAVTNIVVAPDIYNSTNTKYEFDLKKAAALLDEVGWKDTNGNGIRDKNGVELKVLFQTSVNPVRQKTQEIIKQSLTSIGVGVELKSIDSSIFFSSDPANPDTLAHFHADLQMFSGGNSNPDPGTYLKAWTCNEISQKKNNWSKPNTSRYCNPEYDKLWLQSNTELDPQKRRQLFIQMNDLLIKEQAVIPLISRANVNGVSNRLTGIDSTPWDDRTWNIKDWQLK; from the coding sequence ATGTGCATATTCAATAAATTCAGTAGGGGTCAGATTTTTGCTCAATCGTTGCTGGGTATTTTGTTGTTAACTGCTTGTTCTTCCCCAAATTCTCAGTCTTCAACCACCTCTACTCCCAGCGCGTCTAATCCAACAGCAGCGAGCGATACTTTAAAGCTTCTCTATTGGCAAGCACCAACTATTCTTAATCCCCATCTAGCTCAAGGTAACAAAGATTTTGAAGCCAGTCGAATTACTTACGAACCCTTGGCCAGCTTTGATAAAGATGGTAAAGTAGTCCCCTTTCTCGCAGCAGAAATCCCCTCTTTAGAGAATGGTGGAGTAGCAAAAGATGGTAAATCAGTGACTTGGAAACTCAAACAAGGAGTCAAATGGTCTGATGGTAAACCATTTACGGCTGCGGATGTGGTTTTTACCTACCAATTTGTTAGTAATCCAGCTGTAGGTGCAACCACTGCTGCTAATTATCAAGCTGTCAAAAGCGTTGAAGCCTTGAACGACTATACTGTTAAAATCAATTTCCAGGAGCCTAACCCAGCTTGGTCATTGCCGTTTATTAGTTCCAATGGGTCAATCATACCTCGTCATATATTCGAGAAATACAACGGTAGCAACGCCAGAGAAGCGCCAGCTAATTTACTTCCTGTAGGAACTGGCCCCTACAAAGTAGTGGACTTCAAGCCTGGTGACACTGTTGTCTATGAAGCTAATTCCTTTTTTCGCGAAGCAAATAAACCTTTTTTTAAGCGAGTAGAACTTAAAGGTGGTGGAGATGCAACTTCAGCTGCTAGAGCAGTATTGCAGACTGGAGATGTAGATTTTGCCTGGAACCTCCAAGTAGAAGCTCCCATCCTGAAACAGCTTGAGGCAGCAGGAAAAGGTAGATTAGATATCGTCTTCGGTTCTTATTTGGAACGGATTTCTATTAATCAAACTGACCCTAACAAACAAACCAAAGACGGTGAACGCTCTAGCATAGAGTTCCCCCATCCTTTTTTTAAAGACCTGAAAGTGCGTCAAGCTTTTAATTATGCTATTGACCGTGACACTATTAATCAACAGTTATATGGTCAAACTGGTCGTGCTGTTACAAATATCGTGGTAGCGCCAGATATTTATAATTCAACCAATACGAAATATGAATTTGACTTGAAAAAAGCTGCTGCTTTGCTAGATGAAGTTGGATGGAAAGATACCAACGGCAACGGCATTCGGGATAAAAATGGTGTAGAACTCAAGGTTTTGTTTCAAACTTCAGTCAACCCAGTCCGCCAGAAAACTCAGGAAATCATTAAACAATCACTAACTTCTATTGGCGTGGGAGTAGAACTCAAGAGTATCGATTCAAGTATTTTCTTTTCTAGTGACCCTGCTAACCCAGATACTCTTGCTCACTTTCACGCTGATTTACAAATGTTTAGTGGTGGCAATAGTAACCCAGATCCAGGTACTTATCTAAAGGCGTGGACTTGTAATGAAATTTCCCAGAAGAAAAATAATTGGTCGAAACCGAATACTTCTCGTTACTGTAACCCTGAATATGACAAGCTTTGGTTACAGTCCAATACAGAATTAGATCCACAAAAACGCCGACAATTATTTATTCAGATGAACGACTTGTTAATTAAAGAGCAAGCTGTAATTCCGCTAATTTCTCGCGCCAATGTTAATGGAGTTAGTAACAGACTCACTGGTATAGATTCAACTCCTTGGGACGATCGCACCTGGAATATTAAAGATTGGCAACTCAAGTAA
- a CDS encoding ABC transporter substrate-binding protein: MGDVYLPCHDPDHGEAISIKFDPSKLFKHPLKGKKVAYARGTALTYFLAKALEEVGLKFNDVQGVNLTVADGQAAFLNKTVDAYVAIDPTLIKLQQEGTIRVLRDAQGIKTPGSFYLAAREFASNNLELFKAILEEYYQVGEWANQNRQAAAQILAPKLKVDVPTMETMLSRRKYDMQPINEQVLRDQQQVADLLYQLKIVPKQVDVREATLTSEQYAAIIPDSIRNKA, encoded by the coding sequence ATCGGAGACGTTTATTTACCTTGCCATGATCCGGATCATGGTGAGGCGATTAGCATAAAATTTGACCCCTCAAAACTTTTCAAACATCCTCTTAAAGGCAAAAAGGTTGCCTATGCCAGAGGAACTGCTCTGACCTATTTTTTGGCGAAAGCGTTGGAAGAAGTTGGGCTGAAGTTTAACGATGTTCAAGGTGTGAATTTGACTGTTGCTGATGGACAAGCAGCATTTTTAAACAAAACTGTTGATGCCTATGTAGCGATCGACCCTACACTGATCAAGCTTCAACAAGAGGGAACGATCCGAGTGTTGCGGGATGCTCAGGGAATTAAAACACCAGGATCTTTCTACTTAGCTGCCAGGGAGTTTGCGAGTAATAACCTTGAACTCTTCAAAGCAATTCTAGAAGAGTACTACCAAGTTGGAGAATGGGCAAATCAAAATAGGCAAGCAGCCGCCCAAATCCTTGCTCCGAAGTTAAAGGTTGATGTGCCAACGATGGAAACAATGTTGTCTCGACGAAAGTACGATATGCAACCTATTAATGAGCAAGTGCTTCGAGATCAACAGCAGGTTGCCGATCTTTTGTACCAATTAAAAATCGTGCCAAAACAAGTCGATGTCCGGGAAGCAACTCTGACTTCTGAACAGTATGCGGCAATTATACCGGATAGTATCAGAAATAAGGCATGA
- a CDS encoding IS5 family transposase: protein MSKAYPSNLTYAQYQFLSEMLPEAKKGGRKREVDIWSVLNAIFYILLEGVRWRSLPGDFPAWQTVYTYFRNWRRDGTWMKIHDNLREWTRIEEERHPSPSEAIIDSQSVKSAAMVSQEVGFDTGKKIKGRKRFMTVDTLGLVLRVLVTAANVPERSGGKQVLKRVKEMGNKVSRLTTIWTDGGFDGPAFMMWVMDTCRWIVQVVLRPEQTKGFVLLKKRWVVERTFGWLMGCRRLVRDYELLPETSETFIYLAMIRIMVRRLA, encoded by the coding sequence ATGAGTAAAGCATACCCCAGTAATTTGACCTATGCCCAATATCAATTTCTCAGTGAGATGCTTCCAGAAGCAAAAAAAGGTGGCCGTAAGCGTGAAGTCGATATTTGGTCAGTCCTGAACGCGATTTTTTACATTCTGCTAGAAGGGGTGCGATGGCGATCGCTACCAGGGGACTTTCCCGCTTGGCAAACTGTATATACGTACTTTCGTAACTGGCGCAGGGATGGAACTTGGATGAAGATTCATGATAATCTGCGAGAATGGACGAGAATCGAAGAAGAACGCCATCCAAGTCCGTCAGAAGCCATCATCGATAGTCAAAGTGTCAAAAGTGCAGCGATGGTGAGTCAGGAAGTCGGCTTTGATACAGGCAAAAAAATTAAAGGACGCAAGCGGTTTATGACCGTTGATACGTTGGGATTAGTGCTGCGGGTGTTGGTCACCGCCGCCAATGTGCCAGAGCGGTCAGGTGGTAAACAAGTGCTCAAGCGCGTCAAAGAAATGGGCAATAAGGTTTCTCGCTTGACGACCATTTGGACTGATGGCGGCTTTGATGGTCCAGCCTTCATGATGTGGGTGATGGACACTTGCCGTTGGATTGTGCAGGTGGTGCTGCGACCAGAGCAAACTAAGGGGTTTGTCTTGCTCAAAAAGCGATGGGTGGTGGAGCGCACTTTCGGCTGGCTGATGGGGTGTCGCCGATTGGTTAGAGATTATGAACTTCTACCGGAAACATCGGAGACGTTTATTTACCTTGCCATGATCCGGATCATGGTGAGGCGATTAGCATAA
- a CDS encoding type 2 periplasmic-binding domain-containing protein — protein MIKPYVRKRLISRRDMLYTLYGFASFATLVGCGANAGSGNKNKISNNNNTIASNSVSNISKSKLIRLGFTSFGDLTREKGVIEKRLAPLGVGVSWSKFISGPPLLEALSVGSLDGGQVGETPPIFAQAAGNNLVYLVNIPAGTGESYGIIVPKDSSIKTVADLRGCLKSRSGCKKALSV, from the coding sequence ATGATTAAACCTTATGTCAGGAAACGATTAATTTCCAGGCGAGATATGCTTTATACTTTGTATGGGTTCGCCTCTTTCGCTACATTGGTAGGCTGTGGAGCAAATGCTGGTAGTGGAAACAAGAATAAAATAAGTAACAATAACAACACTATTGCCAGTAATAGCGTTAGCAATATTAGCAAGTCTAAACTTATTCGGCTTGGCTTCACATCATTTGGCGATCTAACAAGAGAAAAAGGTGTAATCGAAAAGCGTTTAGCTCCTTTGGGAGTAGGTGTTAGCTGGTCAAAATTTATCTCCGGGCCACCCCTGCTGGAAGCCTTAAGTGTGGGTAGCCTTGATGGGGGACAAGTTGGGGAAACGCCGCCTATCTTTGCTCAGGCTGCTGGTAACAATTTGGTTTACCTAGTGAATATCCCGGCGGGTACGGGGGAAAGTTATGGGATTATTGTGCCAAAGGATTCTTCCATTAAAACGGTAGCGGATCTTAGAGGGTGTTTGAAAAGTAGGTCAGGGTGTAAAAAAGCTCTCTCAGTATAA
- a CDS encoding TauD/TfdA dioxygenase family protein produces MARRREAACRRHRHLLIFKNQILTDDQLLAFANYFGDILQQPAYIRKGETEEYLPPLVLTLANAAPEESSVNIRPNYQELLPHIDHYWLPVPSSGSFLYAVEVPENGPNTYWVNLAQAYDELDDATKEQISGLQVRYFNSYGSKDRDEYGQPKYAAGRAPEPGERVAIHPLVRTHPDTGKKILFFNAASDVDIVDYDHVEGAKLVAKLQEHIKQPRFAYRHQWSKGDLLYWDNQATAHYRPEFDANATRILKRVSLRGSRPF; encoded by the coding sequence ATGGCGCGTAGACGCGAAGCGGCTTGTCGTAGACATCGCCATCTTCTCATCTTCAAAAACCAAATATTAACTGACGATCAGTTGTTAGCCTTTGCTAATTACTTTGGCGATATTCTTCAACAACCTGCTTATATCCGCAAAGGAGAAACAGAAGAATACCTGCCGCCCCTAGTTCTCACTCTCGCAAATGCTGCTCCTGAAGAAAGTTCAGTTAATATTCGACCGAACTATCAGGAACTTTTACCCCACATCGATCACTACTGGCTGCCTGTACCATCTAGCGGTTCTTTCTTATATGCAGTAGAAGTACCTGAGAATGGCCCCAATACCTATTGGGTGAATTTGGCTCAGGCTTACGACGAGCTAGACGATGCCACCAAAGAGCAAATTTCTGGCTTACAAGTTCGCTACTTTAATTCCTATGGCAGTAAGGATCGAGATGAGTATGGTCAGCCTAAATATGCAGCTGGTCGCGCTCCAGAACCAGGCGAACGAGTAGCAATTCATCCTCTGGTTCGCACACATCCAGATACAGGCAAAAAGATCCTCTTCTTCAATGCAGCTAGCGATGTAGACATCGTGGATTATGACCATGTAGAAGGAGCAAAACTAGTTGCAAAGTTGCAAGAGCATATCAAACAACCCCGATTTGCCTATCGTCACCAATGGAGCAAGGGTGACCTACTTTATTGGGATAACCAAGCAACGGCTCACTACCGCCCTGAATTTGATGCCAATGCCACTCGTATTCTCAAACGGGTTAGCCTTCGGGGTAGTCGTCCCTTCTAA
- a CDS encoding TauD/TfdA dioxygenase family protein, with amino-acid sequence MGYKHIEVKQVAGFIGAEIGGVDLSRSLSEDQVQEIRKALLKWKVLFFRGQNIDHAAQVEFTSRFGEVTFAHPLGEPEPVPGFPQIKPVDRKLYEQQYGFRTGGPWHTDVTAAINPPAASILRAVNVPSFGGDTQWSNLVAAYEGLSAPLRSLADTLKAEHRFNGGGYQPRNNKFDERIAVNPLVSIHPVVRVHPETGERALFVNPGFVSRIVDVSPEESRLLLELFFNQVTKPAYTTRFRWNNGDIAFWDNRATVHLAPQDLDHLDVERLLYRTTITGDVPVGVDGSRSEVVQGEAFSAEVPSVFKQKAESKEAQPVLS; translated from the coding sequence ATGGGCTACAAACATATAGAAGTTAAACAGGTAGCTGGTTTCATCGGTGCAGAAATCGGCGGCGTAGACCTTTCCCGCTCTCTTTCTGAGGATCAAGTCCAAGAAATTCGCAAAGCGCTATTAAAGTGGAAAGTCTTGTTCTTCCGTGGACAGAACATCGATCATGCTGCCCAGGTCGAGTTTACATCTCGTTTTGGTGAAGTGACTTTCGCCCATCCCTTGGGAGAGCCTGAACCAGTTCCGGGATTTCCCCAGATCAAACCCGTTGACCGTAAGCTTTATGAGCAGCAGTATGGTTTTCGCACTGGCGGCCCTTGGCACACTGATGTAACGGCAGCGATTAACCCACCAGCAGCGTCAATTTTACGCGCAGTTAATGTCCCTAGTTTCGGTGGTGACACCCAGTGGAGTAATCTAGTTGCCGCTTATGAGGGACTCTCAGCACCCCTGCGATCGCTAGCTGATACATTAAAAGCAGAACATCGCTTCAATGGAGGCGGTTATCAACCCCGCAATAACAAATTCGACGAGCGCATTGCTGTCAATCCCCTGGTTTCTATTCACCCAGTCGTCAGAGTTCATCCTGAGACTGGTGAGCGTGCCTTGTTTGTAAACCCTGGCTTCGTCTCCCGCATTGTTGATGTGTCACCAGAAGAGAGCAGACTGTTACTAGAGTTGTTCTTTAACCAAGTCACCAAACCTGCCTACACCACCCGTTTCCGTTGGAACAACGGTGATATCGCCTTCTGGGACAACCGCGCCACCGTACATTTGGCTCCTCAAGATTTGGATCATTTGGATGTCGAACGTCTCCTTTATCGCACCACCATCACAGGCGATGTTCCAGTAGGGGTTGATGGTTCCCGTTCAGAAGTGGTTCAAGGTGAAGCTTTCAGCGCTGAAGTACCAAGCGTCTTCAAGCAGAAAGCTGAGTCTAAGGAAGCACAACCAGTCCTTTCCTAA